From one Mya arenaria isolate MELC-2E11 chromosome 4, ASM2691426v1 genomic stretch:
- the LOC128231176 gene encoding uncharacterized protein LOC128231176: MECKTFGKRIFVLHITACLHLFLLLGPVVQTASVPGRTVLTSNPNNATATRVERVKEQLTTLKVLERYYQQLFVRGYLTDEATRSLAHIRSYMRILETFLQSKAK, translated from the exons ATGGAATGCAAAACATTTGGAAAACGCATCTTTGTTCTCCACATAACG GCATGTTTACATCTCTTCCTGTTACTTGGTCCCGTTGTCCAAACTGCGTCTGTTCCTGGCCGGACAGTACTGACTTCAAACCCTAACAACGCTACTGCGACCAGGGTCGAGCGGGTCAAAGAACAGCTAACTACCCTCAAGGTTTTAGAAAGATATTACCAGCAACTCTTTGTGAGGGGTTACCTAACGGACGAAGCAACACGATCATTAg CTCATATCCGCTCGTATATGCGAATTCTAGAGACGTTTCTTCAGTCGAAAGCGAAATAA
- the LOC128230370 gene encoding uncharacterized protein LOC128230370 — protein sequence MSNTTFKAMITVLVVLFLQVSAVHGSVIRGPTPFTLQKRPSNTGSANRNIATVQRQLTQMESVERYYQQLFLRGYLSEEASNNLHNIQAYIDILRNYLDTAQTNGQRS from the exons ATGTCAAATACAACTTTTAAG GCAATGATAACAGTACTGGTTGTACTTTTCCTGCAAGTATCAGCAGTTCACGGTAGCGTTATACGTGGGCCTACGCCATTTACGTTACAAAAACGACCATCCAACACTGGCAGTGCCAATAGAAACATAGCCACGGTCCAACGGCAGCTAACCCAGATGGAGTCAGTAGAGAGATACTACCAGCAGCTCTTTCTTAGAGGATATTTGTCTGAGGAGGCTTCTAACAATTTAC ATAATATACAAGCATACATAGACATTTTACGGAACTACTTGGACACGGCACAAACAAACGGACAAAGGAGCtag